A window of Lytechinus pictus isolate F3 Inbred chromosome 7, Lp3.0, whole genome shotgun sequence contains these coding sequences:
- the LOC129265871 gene encoding uncharacterized protein LOC129265871 isoform X1: MNGKFMMSKKTRLPALDGSKRDGKSSTTGTGAPTKQGNNKLIDPSDPRRGHMSKMKFPNISDTYQYSQQLLVDTCIALHGIILQDLSMGKRELLKDPFFIQGRFYETITYIMKQQDKTLDQVMMEHEHPRLKYLRGRVVIQPKIDIVLARRKPELIFVSSLMLRKRTAGYEPDSRSVRSDMARLAYLVLERAFLWGFYLWIGPIEELRHFEMINSYSALCEADGQKKNYIVLQKHTLVLPRLGKPIPSTFQTTLLLNRIAPDFCLRLYRVEPEMTMWDDKDDDVARLYDFYSGSGSIHTGLGMWGISDQIKNVRTQLMKIRDYVEASLFDRARAMLMMARVMFTDLVVVKNLERDEIEETNYLKHHMDELKLRIEEGLKQGAWDSSTDDDIYSDDGK, translated from the exons ATGTCGAAGAAAACCAGATTGCCTGCTCTGGACGGCAGCAAACGCGATGGGAAGTCATCGACCACGGGTACGGGAGCGCCAACGAAGCAGGGCAATAATAAACTGATTGATCCGTCGGATCCCCGGCGGGGACATATGAGCAAGATGAAATTTCCTAACATCAGTGATACTTATCAATATAGTCAACAG CTCCTGGTGGATACTTGCATAGCGCTCCATGGAATTATTCTCCAGGATCTGAGCATGGGTAAGCGGGAGCTCCTCAAGGATCCTTTCTTCATTCAAGGAAGATTCTATGAGACAATTACGTACATCATGAAACAACAGGACAAAACATTAGACCAG GTAATGATGGAGCACGAACATCCGAGGTTAAAATACCTTCGTGGTCGAGTCGTCATCCAACCCAAGATCGACATCGTCCTCGCCCGTCGGAAACCCGAACTCATCTTCGTCTCTTCGCTCATGCTCCGAAAGCGAACAGCCGGATACGAACCCGACTCGCGAAGCGTCCGGTCAGACATGGCTCGTCTGGCATATCTAGTCTTGGAGAGAGCCTTCTTATGGGGCTTCTATCTATGGATCGGACCGATAGAGGAATTAAGACATTTTGAAATGATCAATAGTTATTCGGCACTTTGTGAAGCCGATGGACAAAAGAAAAACTACATTGTCTTGCAAAAACATACCTTGGTCTTGCCTCGACTAGGTAAACCTATACCATCGACTTTCCAAACGACTCTCTTGTTGAACCGGATAGCACCGGATTTTTGTCTAAGGTTGTACCGGGTCGAACCCGAGATGACGATGTGGGATGACAAGGATGACGATGTTGCTAG GTTATACGATTTCTACAGCGGCAGTGGGAGCATTCACACAGGGCTTGGGATGTGGGGAATCAGTGACCAAATCAAGAATGTGAGAACACAACTCATGAAAATCAGAGACTATGTCGAG gcAAGTCTATTTGACCGTGCTCGTGCGATGTTGATGATGGCTCGGGTGATGTTTACGGATCTCGTGGTTGTTAAGAATCTCGAACGGGACGAGATCGAGGAGACGAACTATCTTAAACATCACATGGACGAGTTAAAATTGAGGATAGAGGAAGGTTTAAAACAAGGCGCCTGGGACTCCTCCACGGATGATGATATATACAGTGATGATGGAAAATAA
- the LOC129265871 gene encoding uncharacterized protein LOC129265871 isoform X2, with protein MQGGIEMSKKTRLPALDGSKRDGKSSTTGTGAPTKQGNNKLIDPSDPRRGHMSKMKFPNISDTYQYSQQLLVDTCIALHGIILQDLSMGKRELLKDPFFIQGRFYETITYIMKQQDKTLDQVMMEHEHPRLKYLRGRVVIQPKIDIVLARRKPELIFVSSLMLRKRTAGYEPDSRSVRSDMARLAYLVLERAFLWGFYLWIGPIEELRHFEMINSYSALCEADGQKKNYIVLQKHTLVLPRLGKPIPSTFQTTLLLNRIAPDFCLRLYRVEPEMTMWDDKDDDVARLYDFYSGSGSIHTGLGMWGISDQIKNVRTQLMKIRDYVEASLFDRARAMLMMARVMFTDLVVVKNLERDEIEETNYLKHHMDELKLRIEEGLKQGAWDSSTDDDIYSDDGK; from the exons ATGTCGAAGAAAACCAGATTGCCTGCTCTGGACGGCAGCAAACGCGATGGGAAGTCATCGACCACGGGTACGGGAGCGCCAACGAAGCAGGGCAATAATAAACTGATTGATCCGTCGGATCCCCGGCGGGGACATATGAGCAAGATGAAATTTCCTAACATCAGTGATACTTATCAATATAGTCAACAG CTCCTGGTGGATACTTGCATAGCGCTCCATGGAATTATTCTCCAGGATCTGAGCATGGGTAAGCGGGAGCTCCTCAAGGATCCTTTCTTCATTCAAGGAAGATTCTATGAGACAATTACGTACATCATGAAACAACAGGACAAAACATTAGACCAG GTAATGATGGAGCACGAACATCCGAGGTTAAAATACCTTCGTGGTCGAGTCGTCATCCAACCCAAGATCGACATCGTCCTCGCCCGTCGGAAACCCGAACTCATCTTCGTCTCTTCGCTCATGCTCCGAAAGCGAACAGCCGGATACGAACCCGACTCGCGAAGCGTCCGGTCAGACATGGCTCGTCTGGCATATCTAGTCTTGGAGAGAGCCTTCTTATGGGGCTTCTATCTATGGATCGGACCGATAGAGGAATTAAGACATTTTGAAATGATCAATAGTTATTCGGCACTTTGTGAAGCCGATGGACAAAAGAAAAACTACATTGTCTTGCAAAAACATACCTTGGTCTTGCCTCGACTAGGTAAACCTATACCATCGACTTTCCAAACGACTCTCTTGTTGAACCGGATAGCACCGGATTTTTGTCTAAGGTTGTACCGGGTCGAACCCGAGATGACGATGTGGGATGACAAGGATGACGATGTTGCTAG GTTATACGATTTCTACAGCGGCAGTGGGAGCATTCACACAGGGCTTGGGATGTGGGGAATCAGTGACCAAATCAAGAATGTGAGAACACAACTCATGAAAATCAGAGACTATGTCGAG gcAAGTCTATTTGACCGTGCTCGTGCGATGTTGATGATGGCTCGGGTGATGTTTACGGATCTCGTGGTTGTTAAGAATCTCGAACGGGACGAGATCGAGGAGACGAACTATCTTAAACATCACATGGACGAGTTAAAATTGAGGATAGAGGAAGGTTTAAAACAAGGCGCCTGGGACTCCTCCACGGATGATGATATATACAGTGATGATGGAAAATAA
- the LOC129265870 gene encoding uncharacterized protein LOC129265870, which produces MAASQYDKLREKNKKYPNIDNHYKYNRLVMEDTCAALYGIILQDIRMGKAELLKEAKFIQGRLYETLTYILERQGKTLDQVMMEFEHSKMKYLRSRTIVQPRIDMVLAQQEPQQQLITAIMIRKRTAGYEPDVRSVRSDMARLAYLILEKVFRFAFYIWIGTLEELRHQEMTHSLTTLCEAEGEIKNHLVLRKHTLVMPRIGKPIPSTFMTTLLVNKISPDFCVRLYRVEPESSMWDDREDDVTRLHDFYSSNSQLNTGYGMWGISGQISNVRNQVKKVRDYVEANLFDRARAMLMMARVMFTDLLVVKNLEKDDAEETDYLKHLLDELKVEIQQELEKREGLSTSESDESDD; this is translated from the exons ATGGCGGCATCACAGTACGACAAGCTGCgggagaaaaacaaaaagtacccTAACATCGACAACCATTACAAATACAACCGATTGGTGATGGAGGATACGTGTGCAGCTTTGTATGGCATCATCCTGCAAGATATAAGGATGGGAAAAGCTGAACTCCTCAAGGAAGCCAAGTTCATCCAGGGACGTCTGTATGAGACACTCACCTACATCCTTGAGAGACAAGGAAAGACTCTAGACCAG GTCATGATGGAGTTCGAACATTCGAAGATGAAGTACCTTCGAAGTCGTACCATCGTTCAACCTCGTATTGATATGGTGCTTGCCCAACAAGAACCACAGCAACAGCTCATAACAGCAATAATGATCAGAAAACGAACAGCGGGCTACGAACCTGATGTGCGCAGTGTTCGCTCGGACATGGCTag GTTAGCCTACCTCATCCTGGAGAAGGTCTTCCGCTTCGCCTTTTACATCTGGATCGGAACGCTGGAAGAGCTCCGGCACCAAGAGATGACACACAGCCTGACCACGCTATGCGAGGCCGAGGGCGAGATCAAGAACCATCTCGTCCTCCGTAAGCACACCCTGGTCATGCCGAGGATCGGTAAACCCATCCCGTCAACGTTCATGACGACGCTCTTGGTTAATAAGATCTCTCCTGATTTCTGCGTGCGGCTCTATAGGGTGGAACCGGAGTCCTCCATGTGGGATGATAGGGAGGATGACGTCACAAG GTTACATGATTTTTATAGCAGTAATTCTCAGCTCAATACAGGCTATGGTATGTGGGGTATTAGTGGTCAGATAAGTAACGTTAGGAACCAAGTCAAGAAAGTTCGTGACTATGTCGAG GCAAATCTCTTCGACCGTGCTCGAGCGATGCTGATGATGGCTCGAGTGATGTTCACCGATCTCCTGGTCGTGAAGAACCTTGAGAAAGACGACGCAGAGGAGACAGACTACCTCAAACATCTCCTGGATGAACTCAAAGTCGAAATTCAGCAGGAATTGGAGAAAAGAGAAGGATTGTCGACATCGGAATCGGACGAGAGTGATGATTGA
- the LOC129264641 gene encoding alpha-(1,3)-fucosyltransferase 7-like — MHFWIRRVIKASKMVSRKNSKVIKTVFFFLAGLLSVGILNGLVETLPSFEYSSQTRALRIIQAEGGDPHLEERHGRSPRDLSSDVVVSGRRTSDGQKVTADQTPRCVKKVLIFGSMIRMAWIPELNHFKALLETSKLDGYESDVNCSSPGYKCDIKLSLGAAREDLVGKDAVIFGMVSTIWITKNLLHNVLKHKPEPGQTWIFYSTETPYRVKKWAGSDDLALFKYHVLMTYNRASDVYVPFGYYRPFSKPKDGPTDTRFLRDDFYTNRTGILSWVATNCQDVFWPRMQFIDKLRQEISLDDYGACGHKECLPRRSTHCNELFASYKFYLSIPNSECRDYITEKFWMISLKYGTVPLVLGTVKEDYEPVAPPNSFVHFGDFKSIKAVADHLKKVDNNDTLYRQYHEWRRHGEVITPFPYRPESLCRTLPHIYPRPESEIKLIGNSTWYKDCRTAPSEMDVNPHFETIGNWTPWKLFG; from the exons ATGCACTTCTGGATTCGAAGGGTGATCAAGGCGTCTAAAATGGTCTCCAGAAAGAATTCGAAG GTGATAAAAacagtcttcttcttcttggctGGTTTACTGAGCGTGGGAATACTCAACGGATTAGTGGAGACGCTTCCATCCTTCGAATACTCCTCGCAAACCAGAGCCCTGCGGATTATCCAAGCCGAAGGAGGTGATCCGCACTTGGAAGAACGACATGGTCGCTCACCTCGCGATCTTTCAAGCGATGTTGTCGTTTCAGGACGTCGGACCTCGGATGGGCAGAAGGTGACAGCAGATCAAACACCGAGGTGCGTAAAGAAGGTTCTCATCTTCGGTAGTATGATACGCATGGCATGGATTCCCGAGTTGAATCATTTCAAGGCTCTTCTAGAAACCAGCAAACTAGATGGATACGAGTCGGACGTGAATTGTTCCTCCCCGGGGTATAAATGCGACATCAAGCTGTCTCTTGGAGCAGCACGCGAAGATCTGGTTGGGAAGGACGCCGTAATCTTCGGCATGGTCTCGACGATCTGGATCACCAAGAATCTTCTGCATAATGTCTTGAAGCATAAGCCAGAGCCGGGCCAGACCTGGATCTTTTACAGTACTGAAACTCCGTACAGAGTAAAGAAATGGGCGGGAAGCGATGACCTGGCTCTTTTTAAATACCATGTGCTCATGACATATAACAGGGCCTCTGACGTCTACGTCCCATTCGGCTACTATCGGCCATTTTCGAAACCAAAGGATGGCCCAACTGACACTCGGTTTTTACGTGACGACTTCTACACTAACCGGACAGGAATCCTGTCTTGGGTTGCTACCAACTGTCAAGATGTCTTCTGGCCTCGGATGCAGTTCATTGACAAGCTACGTCAAGAAATTTCCCTTGACGACTACGGAGCATGTGGGCACAAGGAGTGTCTTCCACGAAGATCGACCCACTGCAACGAACTCTTCGCGAGCTACAAATTCTACCTCTCCATTCCAAATTCAGAATGCCGAGACTACATCACCGAAAAGTTCTGGATGATATCTCTGAAATACGGCACTGTTCCACTGGTCTTAGGGACAGTCAAGGAGGACTATGAGCCGGTCGCACCCCCTAATTCTTTCGTCCATTTCGGCGACTTCAAGAGCATAAAGGCAGTGGCGGATCATCTGAAGAAGGTGGATAATAACGATACTCTGTACAGACAGTACCATGAATGGCGTCGGCATGGGGAAGTCATCACACCCTTCCCGTATCGTCCTGAATCTCTATGTAGGACGCTGCCTCATATTTACCCGAGACCAGAAAGTGAGATCAAACTCATCGGGAATTCAACCTGGTACAAGGATTGCAGGACAGCTCCTAGTGAAATGGACGTTAATCCACATTTTGAAACGATCGGCAACTGGACTCCATGGAAACTCTTCGGTTGA